The DNA segment ATCTTCATTTAGGGAAATTCTGTAGAACAGCCAAGGGATAGCCTTTTTGCTGGACCAATGTTAGcaccagcaactccttgcatgctAAGTAAAAGTAGTTGGGAGACAGAGAAgttgggagagggaaggaagggttcTCTCCTCTGAGGAGAAAGGGCCAAAAGAAGTgctgaaggaaattagaaagtgagacaaaatattaatatttattaataataaacaaGCAAGCTGCAGTTAGAAAGGGGATATGAAAGAATATCTGTtacaggaggaagaagggaatgtAAAAGGAATAAGTAGGAGAGATGAAAAAACTGCCAGTTTGGGTGAGGGAAGAAAGTACAAGTTGAATGTGAAAGGAAAATGGGAGAGGAAATTACAAGAGAcgggtaaaaatactttgagaggctTGTGGGAAACAAAGTCTTTTAGAGCCTCTGGCTCAGCAAATTCTGACTAAAATGGGAGGGCTGTAACAGTAGCTCCAGAACAAATGCCTGTACTTAGCTTAATGAAAGCAGAGCAATGGAATTCCTTGCCACAAGAAAAGCATTGTGTCAAAGAATTTAACAATTTTCAAAGATGGATTAGACGGTAATAGAAAAGCATGCctgtaattgccagctgattacaCCAAACTCTGCCACTGTTTTGTGACTGGCTCTGACCTTGCACCATCATTTTCAGTCAGCTCAAGTGAGCTCTTACTTTcaacctttggttctccagatgttgttggactacaactcccatcaacccaagccagcatggccaacaatcaggaataatgggaattatagtccaacaacgtctgagaacccaaaggtttggaaaggctgctctagaataaTTTTTTGGTAATTTCAAGAAAAGTCTAGATGGGCATGTTTTAGGTATATACACAGGCAGGCAGCTTCCAAAGTCCCAAGAGATGTGTCATTGGATGGGTCATCTCACCATTATGCAAACAGTCTGTACCATGGCTTGCCCCATTGCTGAGTTGGACACAGCTATTTAGGAACCATCTCCACAGTTGCCAAGGAACAATTCCCAGGGACTGCATTAATGACCCATAGAATATGATTAACAGATTCTAGTCAGCCCATTTCCTCTGCCTTGCTTCAAGGCAGGAGTAGGGAACCAcagtcaaatgcagccctctcaatctggtcctcagaactctcTGCAGGCAACACCACTCAGGGGGCCTGCTTTCCACcccaagtatttttgcctggctggaacacgTATTTGAAATCCACTAATGCCTCTGACGTATCTGAGTGGAGGACAGAGATTAGTCTACTACACAAAACTCacatttatatttgttgctttgcccactcttgcctctggcctgcccaccactgacatgtgcccTCCTGAAAGTTGCCTGGAAGGGAATGGGGCCCCACAGATAAcaaaggtttcccatccatgCTTTAAGGCAAAGTGTTGGCCCAGAAGTCCCCAGTTAGGTAATTAATGCTATGGAGGTGACTCTTCAATTTTAATAGTTCTATGAGAACAAAGCTGAGTCTGCCCAATTGCACCACCCTCAACAattatttaggaacataggaagttgtttcaaatcagaccattggtccatctggctcagtaatgtctactctgactacAAGTTGCATTCACAGTCCCACCTAGAGAGAATTGAgtttgggaccctctgcatgaaagccagtgctctgccactgagctatgcattTCCCCAAGTTTTCAAAAACAAACTCTCCCAGTAACCAAAGCatattccccctccccagcttTCAGTCACTACTTGATAATGGCCCCCATATTTAAGTCTCtagcccagcagagctcttctgtaACAAGATGCCATATGTTAGTTTTGCGCAGCAGAATATTTGGGCTATTCTATCCAGGAAGGACTATCTCCATCAGTGATTTAGCTACCCTTGCTGTCCCCTGGTGTTAGGAGTTGGAAACCTGATTCATAGATATTTTGCAGCAGCCCAACAGAAATTAAGCAGGTGAAAATTTTCCCACCATTTATCTCACTTCCAAGAAAAAAACTATACACCTTTGCCTGCTAAATTTCTGCCACTGCTGCAGGCAGAGGACCAGTAAAGATTGATAACCTTACATTACGGACAAGATCCTACACATAGGCTTCCTGCAAAGAGTGGCAAAAACCAGATGCCAGGCGCTCCCCCAAACACATTTTATGTCCAAGATGGGTATATGCACTTGCTTAGAACCTAAAATGCACTTTTGAAAAGTCAGAGCCACTGCTGATGTTTACCACAACCAGCATGTGCAAATAACTATTCCCATGAGCTTATGTGAGCAATGTAACATCTGATGCAGGGAGACATGGAAATTCAGACTTGTTACTTCCATGACAGAGCAACTTAGGCTGAAAAAAAGCTGTTTTCGCCCAACCCATAGAAATTGCCACGGATCATACATGTGCCCCCACTTTAGATGTTTAATTTACTTACATAACATTAAGCCAAATCTTGGATAAACTAGAATGCTCATGTGTGCAGATACTCACAGGAAAAATCATGGCTACTTTGCTCCTCTCCCAGCCTTCCTGCtgcagccaaggtttggcttagtgttatgtccaaaccttggcttgtggtttgtcttgctccagacaaaccacaagctgcaaTCAAGGTTTGTACTTGGCTTaccacttgtggtttgtctggggaAAACAAACTACAAGCTTGGGTTTGAATGCAATGTTAAgtgaaaccatggcttagcctCAGATAACATAGCATCAGGAATTTTTTTCCTGAACCTGCACGTCATGCATTCTTACTTCGTCACACCATCTCCaagactgaggggggaaatgCCACAGTGTCTAGGGCAGGGAGCACCAGACTTtcttctacatttctgcaacaggTGAAGTTTCTGTCAACCTTAATTTCCTATGAAGACAAGAATTTCCTGTGAAGGCCTACATTTCCAAGATGGCCCAAGTCAGCAAGAAGTACAGCAAGCATGATAATCCTGAATAGGCATTCTGAACGTAAGATGCTCTGCTCTCCCATTTAGTTCAATTTAAAAGTTCCGGAActtcagtttctttctttctctctcacacacacaaacacacctaatTCAAATGCAACAGAAAGGATACATTAGGGATCCTAAAACTTGACTACATCCATCATAAGCCAGTGAAGAGAGCTGCACTATTTGAGGATTCACCCCACCTGTGTCCCCCAAGAGTACCTGTCCCCATTCTCGAACTACAGCCTGGAACACAAAGTTCTGCTCTTCCATACCACAGTCTAGCAATCTGGTGTGACTGAGGGTAGGGGGAGGAGGAACTGATTTTAGCATGCATATTCACATGCGCACACATGCATATACATGTTTTCCATCACAGCATATGTAAGTGGAAGGCACAGCAAGCCAACTGAAAGGGATCTCCAGATTGAGCCAAACACTGCCTCTTTTCTCCTGCTGCCATAAGAGTGACACACATTTAGGCAATGCAGGTACGCAAGAACACTGCTGAAGTGCATACGAGAGGAACAAAGCCCATCTGAGCTGTCTGTTTCCTAGTGCTGATCTGCTGAAGGAATGCAAGCACTCTCCCAATGCTGATTAAGGATGACAGAAGGCAGCTCTTTCATGGATCAATATTAGTCGTACAACTTGTAGAAGATGCTGCATTATATAAAACTAAGCTCACTTCTCCTCTCCCCCAATCACAAGGAAATAATTTAAACCATCTTGCTACAGTTGTTCCAGCTTACCTGAAAAAAAGCCCTATAAGAGTTGCTAAAAAAAGAGTAGGAGAGAGAAGAAGAGCAAACAAGGACCATGACAATAAAGCAGACTTTATTGGAGGTGCCAAGGGCCACAACAATCAAAGCCTTCCCAGAGAGCatgaggtttgtgtgtgtgctacTAGACAACAGCTCAGCTAACACTTCCCCTGCCTCCATCACCACTCATTCATAATACCAAACCATTCTGGATATGCAGGCCATCATCCCAAATTCCAATGTGCTCAAGGTAGCTCATGTTAGTTCCCCTCCTCTTTAAGGGAATACAAATTTGTGGGCAAGGGAGATGCTTGTTAGATGACAGGCTAGAAGAGGGCAGGCCAAGCTGCTGCTCGTTGTGTACTATTCGTTTGGGAGAAGAATGATGGgctgtgcaaaacgcagcagcaggCAAGAGGCGGCATCGTTATTCCAAAGGCTTGCTTGTCATCTGAATCTGGCACCAGCCAATCCAACAGGTGGAGTCATATCTCACTTCCCGGCCAATCGCTCCTCCTTTCGTTTGGTGAGAATGTATTTGAAGAACTCATACACAGACCAGGCAATGGCTGTGGAGGGCATCTGGTAAATGACGCGTGCCTGTACCCCTCGGAAATAGGCAGTCAGCCCACCCACGCGGTACACCGTCCTGAATGCATGAGCCATGCCTGTAATGTGCCCACTGATGTTGGTATTCAGTGCCAGGGCCTCCTGGGTATTCAGCAGTGTCTTGCAAACGTCCAagggggtggtggcagcagcagcaatggcacCTGCACAGGCACCTGCCACCATATGGGAGCTAGGGTTGTACTGTCTGTGGGGATTGAGGTGTTCCTGCAGAGATTCGTATGCCATGAAGTGGATAGCCTGGAAGGGGATGTTCATGGTCAGCTGAGTGGTGTAGCTTCGGTAGAAAGCTCCTGCCCCTTCATTGCACCACACAGTGCGTACACAGTCTGTCACTCGCTGGTATGGAGAGTTGTACATCTGCATTCTCTGCTTTACCACTGAGATCAAGATGACAGCAGCAGCCCAGCCGTGGAGACAGGAGAACGGATGTGAGGAGACCAAAAGAAAGCAAGTAAGTGCAGTGATCTGAGCAACATGCATTCTATGTAAACTCTTTTATAGATCCAGATGTCACTGCAGTCCTCAAACACGCTTCAATGCTATCTACCTACCCAGCAAACCCCATAGAACCCCACAACTCAGGAAGAACCAATGATGCCCCATCCCTAGATTGTGAGGCACCAAGTAAAAAATTGGGGTTACTGAAATGCAACATGATCTGGCCTACAGAATGTAAGGAACACAAACGTACCCATGAAAGCCAAGTTATAATATTGTCTTCGTGTCATTTATCAACATCCAGAGCAAAGGCAGAAACCCAAGTATCTTCCTTCACTTCAGCTAAAGCCTCTTCCACACATACACCCCAGCATCCCAGCAACCCTTGTAGAGGATATTGCTCTCTTATCTGCCTGTACCTTAATACAAGCAACAAGTGAGCACCCCCTGGTGACAAAAATGGAGCAGCAGAAGCTGCATGAAAGTTGCAGCACCGCTGGGAAGCAGCATTACCTTCTGCTGGGTTCATGGCTGCATCGTGAAGCAATGTTGCCACACAGCCTGCTGTGCCTGCAAAACAAGGACTGTTACATGTGAAATGGGCAAAGGAGTCCTGCTAAGGTCCTAATGAGCTCTCAGAATGAGCAACCAACTGAGTGTTTGCATGCCCCACCCACCTCACCAAGACAGAAATAAAGTTCACCAAGGTCAGCATCAATTTTCAGAAAGGGAATAGCAGAAATATTCAAGGCTTCACTGCAGCAATATTTACCAACTTAATCTCTGAAAGGATTGAACAAAATGCCCgtaagactaaggctgcaatcctaaccccacttgcatgggagtaagccctactgaattcaccaggacttacttctgagtacacatgatTAGGATTGCGCTATAAATTATCTAATTCCTAGAAGAACCAAGACTATCTTGGAGCTATTTAGGATTCTGTAACCCTCATGCTAATACATTCAACAAGCTTCAGAGTCTGATGAGTTAGGTACAAAAGTCGGGTCTCCAGCTAAAGGGATCTTCTTATTATCTGTTCAGACTACCAGAGATGAAGGAGGAGCATTAGAAGCATGCTAGTATGGAAAAAGTAGACGTAAACAGACTGACTGTAGACCACGTTACAGCAAACCTGGGGCTCTCCCTAGTCTAAATTGAAGATGCTAAAGAAAGGAGAAATTTGAGGGCAAATACAAATACACACATATCTAGAACAACTGCTTCAAAGGAACCACATTGTATAAAATGCTAAATACAAACAGCAACACACCCATCCTCTATTACACTTCAATCTCTCTTCACAATATGGAACGGAATTTTCTGAATGCCCTGACAGAAACCTCAGCTGCCCACCCCATCTTATTTCCATAATCCCTTCTCATTCACATGTTGCTCTCAAAAGACAATAATACATCCTGCATTTTCAGTGATCATGATTAGATACTGCTTGGAGTGAAGCAGAACATAGCATTAGGGATGACTGCCAATAGTGACCAGGGTTCCAAAGTTAGCAATGCCAGAGCAATTAGAAACGTGGCACCCAGTTCCTCATCTCACTATCAGCCCTAGCTGAAAACATGGGGACCCCAGGGCAGGGCAAGGAGGCAAGAAGGGACAATACCGTTGGCCACGTGACTATTGCCCCCAGCATGGATAATGTCGGTAAGTGTCTTTTTCAACTTTTCATAGCAGGCGAAATACAAGGCATGggcagggcctgcccctgtggccGTGATGTTCAATCCACGCATGGGTCGCCAGATTCCTTCAGTCCGCACGATCCGCCACAGGGCCTCCAGCACATTCCGGTAGCGAGCAGCAGGTTCCGGTTGCAGGCTCTGCATCCTTGTCTGCCAGcgcagggaggggagcaggttaGATATGCCTAGGGACTTGGCCAAGTAAGCGCTCCCCACCCATCTCTCCCAACCCACAACTCTAGTTCTTTTCACAGACATTCAGCTTTATTTTAATCTCTTAAAGTGGCTCTGTGAGCACACTATGTGCTTGGAGGCAACCTTTGCAGATCAGCAGCTGGTCCTTTTTTGTAGTGAATGGTCTGCAGCCCCCACCTAACCTCCCCCACACCTCATGACTGAACCCAAATGTTTCTTTGAACAATGAAAATTGCGTTCTTGGAAAAAGTAAAATACTGGACTGTGTTTCAGAAAAAAGGTCTTGCTTCTTGTCTACTACTGGTGGCAATTCATAACTCACATGTCAAACGATTGTTCATTGACACTTCTGTCATTAACTCGCAAAAGAGCCAAGTACTTGTTTGATCCCTTCCCCCCTAACCCAATTCGTTTTCTCTACTCCACTGCATTCATTGTGGACACCCCTCACTTGCCTGTCTGTCAAGTCCCATCGCTTTTTTGTTCACGTGGATCGAGCCGAAACATCAGCCAATACGGATTAAAATGCAACTCCATACAATAACATACCGCACTCTGGTCCTGTCCAGAGGCTTTTTTCAATGACTCCCGGATCTCACCTCAGCTCTGCACTTGAGAACTGATCATCGCCACCCGTCCTGGCTCCGATTCCCGCCTCTACCCCCTCCCACCGCTCCCAGAGGTTCGAGAGCAGCTTCCCGTCCGTTCTCACCTTGACACAGTCCACCGGATACATGAGACTGTGCTCCAGCACCCCAGCCACAGCCCCTGCGAGCATGTGGGTTGAGGCGGCGGAGCCGCGTGGGAGGGCCTCGTAGTCCGGCTCCGGACCGGCCTCGGTGTCCGTTCCAGTCCCACCCTCCCCGCCACCCCCCGAGGGCCACGGCCACGCCCAACCCGACCCTCCACCGTCACCCCCGCCCAGCAGCAGGAGGAGCTGGCGGCCGGGCTCCGCCCCACCCCGCTGCCCGGGCCCGGCCGCGCCGCCCGCCCCTAGCTCCATGGCACCGCCGTCGAGTCCGTTATGGGCTGCACACTCGGTCCTGCGGCTCCCGCTCTGTCTAGCCCATGGACGTCACTCATTGGCCATTGACGATATTCGCGCCGCCCTAATCCAATGTCCATTGGTAGGCTACGACTCAGCCTAGCTTCTATTGGGTAATCTCTGTCCTATATCCCGCCTACCCAGAGAAGATATTGGGCAAGACCTCGTTGACCTTTCGTGCTTTCCACACCCCATTGGCTACTTTTCTCCTTTACGCGCTATACgtcagaaaaagaagaaaattacTGGGCACAATGTCTGCCGTTTAAAATGACAGGCTTGCAACGAAGTCTGCGCAGTTTTCTACGGCACGTGTGGTTTGTAGATGTTACTTGGCTTGCCTTCATTGAAGGCTATGCCTATATATTGGAGGGGGGAACGAAGGAGGCAGGCTGGTTGACTGGGGACTGTGACTGGCTTGGAATTGACAATTTGGGCATCTAGGCGCAGATCGGGCCCATGGGGGGAAGCATTTAAAAGTCTGTGGTTCAGCCCTCAGGCCTATAAATTGGACAATATTCGCTTGACGCGATGAAAGAAAGCAAGGAGAGGAAAAAGCAGCCTGTAACCCTCAGCCGTGTTCTGTCACTGGATTGGCCCAGGCATTGTGACGTGTTTGATATTACTGAATGATACTTGGGGAAAAGTATCGGACTCTGTTCTAGAAACTGCACGATGCCCTTTGGATCCCCAGCTGATTGGTTATCCGGCGCAGGAGGCGGAGCCAAGGCTTGCGAATTACCTAGAGCAGCCGGCTTGTTTCCGTTGCGTCAGCTCCACACGGACTCGTTTATTGGCTCCtgttgctggtgctgctgctgcttctactaCGGAGCCCGGTCGCCCTGGGGACGTGGCTGGAGCGCTTGATGTGCAGGGGAGGCTGGTGCTGAATGTGGGTGAGAAAAACGGTAAGTTAAGTTCCCGGTGATGCCAGTACTGGGAAGAGGAGCGAGCGGTGCCTGTCCAGGAGGAGAGTCGTGGCTGTGTCAGCGCATGGGAATCCTGTTGTCCGCCGTCGCCGGATGgcgggtctctctctctctctctctctctctgtgaactTGTTCGTGATTTGGGATGTGGGGTTAATTAATATGGGGCCAGTTTGCGGCCATTTCAGGGGAGAGGGACAAGAAGGGGACTGGCTCTTACACTTAGtgatctttctccctcccttccttttcaGGTTTCAGGACCCTCCCGTAATTTTGAGGGCAAAGAGATGAAACTTCCTCCCGGAACCTGTAGAGGAAGCTAACAGAGGTTAGGGAGTGGGTTGAGCACATGGCCAGGTGAGATGATGGGAATGTGGATCCTCCTTCAGATCATCCATATCATTTCCTTACTGGTATTGCCACCTTCCTCCTTGCATCTTGTATGTGTGGGTGGCCTGCCAGGCAGGGGCGGCAACCACCTTGATGGCAGAGGCCTTGAAGATAAATATCTATGCTTCTCTCCCCTGTTCCCCTTCCCTTGCTtgcccccaatcacagtgatgcTGTCGGCCCTCTTCCCTTGCGCCATCCAGGAGGCTTTTAATTCTTAGGAACGTCTGCAGTTATAGCCAACCTGGCTAGCAGCCAGCCAGGTTCAAAGATCAAGTCCTGTTCTAATCAGACAGGGTAGAACAGCAGTCTGTGTATTTCTGTGTGGGTTCCCAGTGTGTTCATGATGGTTTCCCAGGCACTTTCACTCCTTTGTTGTTCAAGTCTCAAATGAATGGTTGGGGAAAGGAGTGGGAGTGAAGAATGCTCCTTCCCTAGTCAAGGGCCCCTTGAAAAACAGAAAATGTATTGTGCACATTGCGTGTGCCCTCACAAAGGGATATGTAAGGGATGTCTGCAGTCTTATTCATacatgcctgggagtaagcccaccgAACATAGTAGTAtctacttctgaataaatgtataggattgtgttgctGATGACTAACTGCAACCTAGTGCTATCTGACCTAGTTGGCTTATTTAGATGCAGGGTTACCAGTGCCATAAAGATGTTCTTTCAAGACTGCAGTATTCAGTGCTGTTGTGGACATAGGGAGCCCAGCTGTTCCTTTTTACATTCTCACCTGCCTTGGAAGAAGGAGTCTTCTATCCCAAACTTCCGCCTGTGGGGTGTGCTGATTTCTCTGTGTATGCTGGAAGCatctccacttttttaaaaaaatatatatttctatcccacccttctaccctataatagggcactcagggcggcttacaaaaataaaattaaacatgtacataataaaattgtaaacagtaaaatcacaaaaacattaaaataaattaaaatacaatatatatatacatacagatatgtatatgtgtatatgtatatacacacacacacacacacacacacacacacggatttCTGTGGTCATTATATTGGCAGATAGCTAGGACTGACAGATGAGGTTCATTCCAGACTTTAACAGTTATTTAATctgcttttttcccctcttccaGGATCAGTTTTTCCTGTCTGTGTCCAGCGTCTTGGCACTTCACAGTGCCTTCAGTGAGCCTTTGTTTCCATCAGCGGCTAGCCTTGCTAGGCCTTCTACTTGGAACTGGTGTTTTGCTACTTGTGGCAATTACAAATCTATGGCACTGGAAAACTGGTTCTCAAGACTGGCATCttgaaaggtgtgtgtggggggcatggGGCTGACATGAAGCATGATGAGAGAAGTTAAACACGTGCTTTCTGGCCTGCTTGTGGTAATTGCAGGGAAGGAATCTTCCTGACGGTTAGAAAGTGTGACAAAAATAATGTGAACAGCTTAGTATGATATCTATATCCATAACATGTCATACTGGGATATAGGTATTCACACAGtaataagtcccactgtattcagtggtgCTAACTTTCTAATAGGTGTCTTTAGGGTTGCAACCCTGCTGTGTTAGATCTGAGAGCAAAGCCTGAAGCAGAAACCAAGGGAGCAAGGTCTGCTGGATAGAGAGGCTCTGGGAGCCAACTGATTTCCACTGCCTGCATTTCCAAATTAGTTAAGTTTTAGCAAAGCATTCTAATATATTGCTTCTGAAGAAGCTCTTCCAAATAGAAAAGGCCTCTTTGAACTTTGTAAAACATAGAAAGACTGAGATACTATTTAGGAATAGAGCACAGTGTTGTTCTGAGAGAGGTAGGGCAGCCACCAGCATTCTGAAAAGGGGAGTGTAAAAAATATGCTCTAAAACAAAGCACATCACTAAAAGAATTCATTTTGGGCACATCTTTGAAAGATGACGCCATATATAGCTGTTATTTCTAATGCTGAAAAATCTAAAATGGAGGAGAGCTGCAGGAAGAAGTTGTCCAGCAAGACAAATTGGTTCATGCTTGAAAGAACACCACTGTAAAAGAAGGTACTGCATCATATGGAGCATATTGGGTGTCTTCAGGGTTAAAAAGTACTATGTGCCCTTTAACCAGAGCTAAGAGTATTCCGTacattgggggtggggaacctgtggacctccaggtattgttggattcacaactcccatcatccctagccagcatggccaatagctggGGGTGATAGGAATTATCTCCCAtctggagagtccagagttagCCATCGCTGCTTtatatgttgctggacaacaactcccatcaatcctaaTAATTTACTATGGCTGGGACTAGTAtacatgccatgcataatgtagAATCTGGTTTCCTGGGAGAACTGTCACCTAACAAGGGGCCAGTTTCCTTctacccctccctttctcccctgtTCTTCTATAACCCCAGTCTTGCATTATGAACTTGGGCATAGAGCTCTGCATTTTTTGTGAAGCACAAAAATAGCAGTCATAGAGGGTATGTTTGAGTTAAAAGTTGCAGAGGAAATGGCAGGGCATATGCCACAGTTCCCATCCAACAGCAAAATGGAAGTGATGGGAAGAAGCTACCTGGACTGAGTTCAGCTGGCATTTTCTCACTAGCAATGGCTGCAACCCTTTAGGAAGAGTAAGCGGATGCCAAGACTAACAGAAGATCAGTGCTGTTGGGCTGTGCATTCAGAGTGCTGCTCTGTCGGCTCTCTTCGTCTGGTGAAATGTTGGGTATGAATGAATGTCAAGAGTATCAAATCTTAAGAACCCATGAATTGTGCTGGGAAATCCCAAATTTTGAAGGGATTTTTGACCTGGTTTAATTGATTTCCAGCCCACAGAAACAGTCCTCTTCAGTACATTTGTACAGAACCTGGCAAATCTGCTGTCAGTTTGTGTGCTGCAACAGAAATCCGTGATATATATGGCTGCATGCACACATTTAAAGTGCCTTCCcttctaaaaataataataacgggaactgtagtttaagggtcctgggaattgtagctctgtgaagggtaaactacagttcccaggaatcattTGCAGGGGgcagggatgtgctttaaatgtatggtgtattttGCATGTCACAGAAGCACTTCTTTGAGTTGGTTTGCCCACCCTTGTTAACACAAGCCCTAGTTGGGTGTTAGCCTTTTCAGTTGTCAGGAAACATGCAAAAAGAAGGTGGAGGCACACTACCAAGTCTCACGCCCCCACCGCACATTCATCTGTACACAGTTCAGAGCCCTCCATGAGTTTGGGGGTGAAGATCTGATGCTGTAGGCTTCTAAATCATGTGGGGACCTCTAGAAGAAGATAAAGTCTTTGCTTGCAAACTTATGAAGCTGTGTGCTTGCCCCTGTTGTTCCTTCCTTGTTTGCTTACATGCGAGGACACTGAATGCC comes from the Rhineura floridana isolate rRhiFlo1 chromosome 7, rRhiFlo1.hap2, whole genome shotgun sequence genome and includes:
- the SLC25A28 gene encoding mitoferrin-2 isoform X2, producing the protein MELGAGGAAGPGQRGGAEPGRQLLLLLGGGDGGGSGWAWPWPSGGGGEGGTGTDTEAGPEPDYEALPRGSAASTHMLAGAVAGVLEHSLMYPVDCVKTRMQSLQPEPAARYRNVLEALWRIVRTEGIWRPMRGLNITATGAGPAHALYFACYEKLKKTLTDIIHAGGNSHVANVVKQRMQMYNSPYQRVTDCVRTVWCNEGAGAFYRSYTTQLTMNIPFQAIHFMAYESLQEHLNPHRQYNPSSHMVAGACAGAIAAAATTPLDVCKTLLNTQEALALNTNISGHITGMAHAFRTVYRVGGLTAYFRGVQARVIYQMPSTAIAWSVYEFFKYILTKRKEERLAGK
- the SLC25A28 gene encoding mitoferrin-2 isoform X1, with product MELGAGGAAGPGQRGGAEPGRQLLLLLGGGDGGGSGWAWPWPSGGGGEGGTGTDTEAGPEPDYEALPRGSAASTHMLAGAVAGVLEHSLMYPVDCVKTRMQSLQPEPAARYRNVLEALWRIVRTEGIWRPMRGLNITATGAGPAHALYFACYEKLKKTLTDIIHAGGNSHVANGTAGCVATLLHDAAMNPAEVVKQRMQMYNSPYQRVTDCVRTVWCNEGAGAFYRSYTTQLTMNIPFQAIHFMAYESLQEHLNPHRQYNPSSHMVAGACAGAIAAAATTPLDVCKTLLNTQEALALNTNISGHITGMAHAFRTVYRVGGLTAYFRGVQARVIYQMPSTAIAWSVYEFFKYILTKRKEERLAGK